The following coding sequences lie in one Leptotrichia hongkongensis genomic window:
- a CDS encoding HAD family hydrolase — MYKAVISDLDGTLLSRGHHVTKFTKNVIKEIIKKGINFYIASGRSYDQIGYVTEQLEVKIPVIAANGARIFDADGNMIYEKGLSSKAAKAILELDYENIAEGSHLNIFSGNDWIITKGTAQKVYDRIPRDVKVDFKEVPKDELKNLDILKIFYIGDHEQLTNLEKAILKITDDVNVIFVSDYCMEVMAKGANKGAAAKFLLERQGLELKDAVAFGDGENDFEMLTMVGKGYAMGNSIDRLRKLLPKDFEFVGENTEDGEAVKLQELFLERAKNL, encoded by the coding sequence ATGTATAAAGCAGTTATTAGTGATTTGGATGGAACTTTGCTAAGCAGAGGTCATCATGTTACTAAATTTACTAAAAATGTAATAAAAGAAATAATAAAAAAAGGAATAAATTTTTATATTGCCTCAGGCAGAAGCTATGATCAGATAGGATATGTGACTGAACAGCTTGAAGTAAAGATTCCAGTTATAGCAGCAAATGGTGCAAGAATTTTTGATGCAGATGGAAATATGATATATGAAAAAGGATTGTCAAGCAAAGCAGCAAAAGCAATATTGGAACTTGATTATGAAAATATTGCCGAAGGTTCACACCTAAACATTTTTTCAGGAAATGACTGGATTATCACAAAAGGAACGGCTCAAAAAGTGTATGACAGAATTCCAAGAGATGTAAAAGTTGATTTTAAAGAAGTTCCAAAAGATGAACTAAAAAATTTGGATATATTAAAAATATTCTACATTGGAGATCATGAGCAGCTTACAAACTTGGAAAAAGCCATCTTGAAAATAACAGATGATGTAAATGTTATCTTTGTAAGTGATTACTGTATGGAAGTTATGGCAAAAGGTGCAAACAAAGGAGCAGCGGCAAAATTCCTATTAGAAAGGCAAGGCTTGGAACTAAAGGATGCAGTAGCCTTTGGTGATGGTGAAAATGACTTTGAAATGCTTACAATGGTTGGAAAAGGTTATGCAATGGGAAATTCTATTGACAGGCTAAGAAAACTGTTACCAAAAGATTTTGAATTTGTTGGAGAAAATACGGAAGATGGAGAAGCTGTGAAATTACAGGAATTGTTTTTGGAAAGAGCAAAAAACCTTTAA
- a CDS encoding HAD family hydrolase produces MFKAVVTDLDGTLLNAEHKVSEFTKETVKLLIKKGIKFYIATGRNYLGAKEAMDELGVQVPLITSHGSVAFDENGNEIFSNKLKREYLDKVLNIDYKSFGKDIIITGYAGPNWFVTENLREYFYNKKPDRTRYPQQINPEEFKKQDFTKIFFLGEDHDELLELENEIKRVIGEENISLLFANEGSLEVFPADCNKAKAAEVLLERDGLTLKDAVSFGDGLNDYDLITQTGLGFAMENSIYLLLEKLTDTEVIGSNANDGMAKKVREIFDL; encoded by the coding sequence ATGTTTAAGGCTGTTGTAACTGATTTGGACGGAACACTTTTAAATGCAGAGCATAAAGTAAGTGAATTTACTAAAGAAACAGTAAAACTGCTTATAAAAAAAGGAATTAAGTTTTATATTGCAACTGGAAGAAATTATTTAGGAGCAAAGGAAGCTATGGATGAGCTTGGTGTACAAGTTCCTTTGATTACTTCACATGGATCTGTTGCTTTTGATGAAAACGGAAATGAGATTTTTTCAAATAAACTAAAAAGAGAATATTTAGATAAAGTTCTGAATATTGATTATAAGTCATTTGGAAAAGATATTATTATAACTGGGTATGCCGGACCAAACTGGTTTGTTACAGAAAATTTGAGGGAATATTTTTATAACAAGAAGCCTGATAGAACTAGATACCCACAACAGATTAATCCTGAAGAATTTAAAAAACAAGACTTTACAAAAATCTTTTTCCTTGGAGAAGATCATGACGAATTACTGGAACTGGAAAATGAAATAAAAAGAGTAATTGGTGAGGAAAATATAAGTCTTTTATTTGCAAATGAAGGAAGTCTGGAGGTTTTTCCTGCAGATTGTAACAAAGCCAAAGCGGCAGAAGTGCTGCTGGAAAGAGATGGATTGACATTGAAGGATGCTGTTTCATTTGGGGACGGACTGAATGACTATGACTTGATAACTCAAACAGGGCTTGGATTTGCAATGGAAAATTCAATTTATTTATTGCTTGAAAAATTAACGGACACAGAGGTTATTGGAAGCAATGCAAATGATGGAATGGCAAAAAAAGTTCGAGAAATATTTGATTTATAA
- a CDS encoding response regulator, translating into MNKVALVVDDTSYIREDIKDILEEQGYKVFEAGDGLEAVEMYKKVNPAIVTMDINMPRMHGLKATQVITDFDKDAKIMICSTMVMFPNYMKMGKEAGAKAFLSKPFDEDEFMNEFSKLFL; encoded by the coding sequence ATGAACAAAGTAGCATTAGTTGTAGATGATACATCTTATATTAGGGAAGATATAAAAGATATTTTAGAGGAACAAGGATACAAGGTATTTGAAGCAGGCGATGGACTGGAAGCTGTGGAAATGTATAAAAAAGTAAATCCTGCAATCGTAACAATGGATATAAATATGCCAAGAATGCATGGATTAAAAGCCACACAAGTCATCACGGATTTTGACAAGGATGCCAAAATTATGATTTGCAGCACAATGGTTATGTTTCCAAATTATATGAAAATGGGAAAAGAAGCTGGAGCAAAGGCATTTTTATCAAAGCCTTTTGATGAAGATGAATTTATGAATGAATTTTCAAAATTATTTTTATAG
- a CDS encoding HAD family hydrolase yields MYKAVVSDLDGTLLNEEHKVSSFTKETIELLLRKGIKFYIATGRGYTGAKEIMDEIGFKIPLITSNGARIIDEDGLEIYINNIEQKYVDKIFSIDYKSFDKGIILNGFSGNHWYVTEDARDYFYAQKPNRKQYPEQIEWEDFEKLAFTKIFFLGKHEKLLEIEKEVRRITNGEVNIVFVNEKSLEIFSKDCDKAVAAEFLLKRDGLTLQEAVSFGDGFNDYDLITQTGLGFAMKNSIYLLLEKLTDTEVIESNANDGMAKKVREIFNL; encoded by the coding sequence ATGTATAAAGCTGTTGTAAGTGATTTAGATGGAACACTTTTAAATGAAGAGCATAAGGTTAGTTCATTTACGAAAGAAACAATTGAATTATTGCTAAGAAAAGGAATAAAATTCTATATTGCAACTGGACGTGGGTACACTGGTGCAAAAGAGATAATGGATGAAATTGGCTTTAAAATACCACTAATTACATCAAATGGCGCTAGAATCATAGATGAAGATGGTTTAGAAATTTACATCAACAATATTGAGCAAAAATACGTGGATAAAATTTTTTCAATTGACTATAAATCATTTGACAAGGGAATAATTTTAAATGGATTCTCAGGTAATCATTGGTACGTAACAGAAGATGCCAGGGACTATTTTTATGCTCAAAAGCCGAATAGAAAGCAATATCCGGAGCAGATTGAATGGGAGGACTTTGAAAAACTTGCTTTTACAAAAATATTTTTTTTAGGTAAACACGAAAAACTGCTAGAAATAGAAAAGGAAGTCCGGAGGATAACAAACGGAGAAGTCAATATAGTATTTGTAAATGAAAAAAGTCTGGAAATTTTTTCAAAAGACTGTGATAAAGCTGTTGCAGCAGAATTTTTATTAAAAAGAGACGGATTGACATTGCAAGAAGCTGTTTCATTTGGAGATGGATTTAATGACTATGATTTAATAACACAAACTGGATTAGGGTTTGCAATGAAAAATTCGATTTATTTATTGCTTGAGAAATTGACAGATACAGAAGTTATCGAAAGTAATGCAAATGATGGAATGGCTAAGAAAGTAAGGGAAATTTTTAATCTTTAA
- a CDS encoding thioredoxin family protein yields the protein MGTFEDYLKFEVTEAEEDKKQLRIIEKISLSEETEKAIKNIDKDITIIAVAQVYCPDCRATIPFLKKFSDLNNKIKIDYRSRETAKEFFPDTDERIKIPTLISYVDGKYNIFWNEFPAVVKKEMDKNPENFEDIKYNFRIGKFNAQIEKELVDYLTSL from the coding sequence ATGGGAACATTTGAAGATTATTTAAAATTTGAAGTAACTGAGGCAGAAGAAGATAAAAAGCAATTAAGAATTATAGAAAAAATTTCTTTATCTGAAGAAACTGAAAAAGCTATCAAAAATATAGACAAAGACATTACAATTATTGCAGTAGCACAGGTTTACTGCCCAGACTGCCGTGCAACTATCCCTTTCTTAAAAAAATTCAGTGACTTGAACAACAAAATAAAAATTGACTATCGTTCAAGAGAAACTGCCAAAGAATTTTTTCCAGATACAGATGAAAGAATTAAAATACCTACATTGATTTCATATGTTGATGGAAAATACAATATTTTCTGGAATGAATTTCCAGCTGTAGTAAAAAAGGAAATGGATAAAAATCCAGAAAATTTTGAAGACATTAAGTACAATTTTAGAATTGGAAAGTTTAATGCACAAATTGAAAAAGAACTAGTTGACTACTTAACTTCTTTATAA
- a CDS encoding methyltransferase translates to MSYIENLESVNKKMVVEEKGLKITDDAILLSKFIKGYFDTNYKNAREKKTFLEIGAGQGVISLLLSETAIVSKIFAVEIQEKIFKILKKNVEINKLNDKIIPINKDIKSVEGEYDFIFSNPPYKKINSGKMPINEAERVSKYEVLLTLEELILEIKRLLKNHGEFFVIVPNDRLNDVFKNIYVNKMNILTMDINKYKKMDLVVVHGKKGGKSNSKIMISL, encoded by the coding sequence ATGAGTTATATTGAAAATCTTGAAAGTGTAAATAAAAAAATGGTTGTGGAAGAAAAAGGTTTAAAAATAACAGATGATGCTATTTTACTTTCAAAATTTATAAAAGGATATTTTGATACAAATTACAAAAATGCGAGGGAGAAAAAGACCTTTTTAGAAATTGGTGCAGGGCAGGGTGTAATTTCGCTACTGCTTTCTGAAACGGCTATTGTTTCAAAAATTTTTGCAGTAGAAATACAAGAGAAAATTTTTAAAATACTAAAAAAAAATGTAGAAATAAATAAGTTAAATGACAAAATAATTCCTATTAACAAAGATATAAAGAGCGTTGAAGGAGAATACGATTTTATTTTTTCAAACCCTCCGTATAAAAAAATAAATTCTGGAAAAATGCCAATAAATGAAGCAGAAAGAGTTAGTAAATATGAAGTTTTGCTGACATTGGAAGAATTAATTCTGGAAATAAAAAGGCTTTTAAAAAATCATGGAGAATTTTTTGTAATTGTGCCAAATGATAGATTGAATGATGTATTTAAAAATATTTATGTAAATAAGATGAATATATTGACAATGGATATAAATAAATATAAAAAAATGGATTTAGTAGTTGTACATGGGAAAAAGGGTGGAAAATCTAATTCAAAAATTATGATTAGTTTATAA
- a CDS encoding peptidylprolyl isomerase: MGLRNHKKAIQITSAIMIAIFGISMLVTGILFLKNNVFGAANHREVIATVNGTKIYRDDFEREVYSLKNQLKEINQQKIQQLSQVGVSADNIKNVPDNIINEYVLQLIINKEVLLSSAKELGIKISNATVNQDFETYQKQSKLGRKEFAQYLTSVGYNISSFKKSIKDQKTIEKMREKLFSNDKITDEEIKKAYERNKYTQAFANQDFEDVKDQIKENMTQDKDIMILNSYLAKAKQKAKIQFKDKEFEKMYARMTTVVAQNGEYKYTNEAVNEQIVNSVSQTQQGYSEKLVNDLKSTLKTNLDKFVKISNKAKAAGIKADPDLVGVDQLRDYSQKYYNYLIDTYKPDDATLQARFNSKKESYNIPNSISGYVIGEEYQAGQSDFDAAKKQAEDIMKTTTKDNFAAKAKEFSKDPGSANNGGSLGETADLSQLVPEFSNAVRSGKAGDIVGPIKTQFGYHIIYIQSKDPKNENVAKVSHILITPTISEASKQKVIKKVQDLKAEIESKKVAWSTVEKQDKYKFSVKERFKKMVKSDAIPGIGKNDELMNQIFGLQLNGILERNDTTGYYLITKTSEVPFTPATFENSKERVRLELAHEYADKQLEII, from the coding sequence ATGGGATTGAGAAATCATAAGAAGGCAATTCAAATCACCTCAGCAATTATGATAGCGATATTTGGAATATCGATGCTTGTTACTGGAATATTATTTTTGAAAAATAATGTTTTTGGAGCAGCAAATCATAGAGAAGTAATTGCAACAGTGAATGGAACAAAAATTTATCGTGATGATTTTGAAAGGGAAGTATACTCTCTAAAAAATCAATTAAAAGAAATAAATCAGCAAAAGATACAGCAGTTATCACAAGTAGGAGTAAGTGCTGACAATATAAAAAATGTTCCAGATAATATTATAAATGAATATGTATTACAACTTATAATTAATAAGGAAGTGTTGCTTTCATCGGCTAAAGAACTTGGAATAAAGATAAGTAATGCAACTGTAAATCAAGATTTTGAGACTTACCAAAAACAGTCAAAACTTGGAAGAAAAGAATTTGCTCAATATTTAACATCAGTAGGATATAATATTTCATCATTTAAAAAATCAATAAAAGATCAAAAAACTATTGAAAAAATGAGAGAAAAATTATTTTCAAATGATAAAATTACAGATGAAGAAATTAAAAAAGCTTATGAGAGAAATAAATATACACAAGCTTTTGCAAATCAAGATTTTGAAGATGTAAAAGATCAGATTAAAGAAAATATGACGCAAGATAAAGATATTATGATTTTAAATTCATACCTTGCAAAAGCTAAGCAAAAAGCAAAAATTCAATTTAAAGACAAAGAATTTGAAAAAATGTATGCTAGAATGACAACTGTTGTAGCACAAAATGGAGAATATAAATATACAAATGAAGCAGTAAATGAACAGATTGTAAATTCTGTTTCACAAACACAGCAAGGATATTCAGAAAAATTAGTAAATGACTTGAAGTCAACATTAAAGACAAATTTAGATAAATTTGTAAAAATTTCAAATAAAGCTAAAGCAGCTGGGATAAAAGCAGATCCTGATTTAGTGGGTGTAGATCAGCTAAGAGATTATTCTCAAAAATATTACAATTATTTGATAGACACATATAAACCTGATGATGCCACATTACAAGCCAGATTTAATTCTAAGAAAGAAAGCTATAATATTCCGAACAGTATAAGTGGTTATGTAATTGGAGAAGAATATCAAGCTGGACAAAGTGATTTTGATGCAGCTAAAAAACAGGCTGAAGATATTATGAAAACAACAACTAAAGATAATTTTGCAGCAAAAGCCAAAGAGTTTTCGAAAGATCCAGGTTCAGCAAATAATGGTGGAAGTTTAGGAGAGACAGCTGATTTATCACAACTTGTTCCAGAATTTTCAAATGCAGTAAGAAGCGGTAAGGCTGGAGATATTGTAGGACCAATAAAAACACAATTTGGTTATCATATTATCTATATTCAAAGCAAAGATCCTAAAAATGAAAATGTTGCAAAAGTTAGTCACATTTTGATAACACCAACTATTTCTGAAGCTTCAAAACAAAAAGTTATCAAAAAAGTTCAAGACTTAAAAGCTGAAATTGAAAGCAAAAAAGTTGCATGGAGCACAGTTGAAAAACAAGATAAATATAAATTTAGCGTAAAAGAAAGATTTAAAAAAATGGTTAAATCTGATGCAATTCCTGGAATTGGAAAAAATGACGAGTTAATGAATCAAATATTTGGACTACAATTAAATGGAATTCTTGAAAGAAATGATACGACAGGATATTACTTAATTACAAAAACATCAGAAGTACCATTTACACCAGCAACATTTGAAAATTCAAAAGAACGTGTAAGATTAGAACTTGCACATGAATATGCAGATAAGCAATTAGAAATTATCTAA
- a CDS encoding GerMN domain-containing protein, whose translation MPKKEKLKEKPKKKKGLLNSNFLVTLFFLITVAVVATNRYDRRHRSKIHVEVDKNLVQETTQEEEIQNKISIFVYDPATKTVNEREIAVPRQMNLIEGDFINGIIRNSNYISEDMKFRSAYNLRIDNVNTTVVKLNAAFANLKKDTELFNGFSQAVTNTILKNFPNIQSVVIQIDGETSTR comes from the coding sequence ATGCCGAAAAAAGAAAAATTGAAAGAAAAGCCTAAAAAGAAAAAAGGTCTTTTAAACAGTAATTTTTTAGTAACATTGTTTTTTTTAATAACAGTTGCAGTAGTTGCAACAAACCGTTATGATAGAAGACATAGAAGTAAGATTCATGTAGAAGTGGATAAAAATTTGGTGCAGGAAACAACACAGGAAGAAGAGATTCAGAATAAAATCTCAATATTCGTATATGACCCTGCTACAAAGACTGTCAACGAAAGAGAAATTGCAGTTCCGCGGCAAATGAACCTTATAGAAGGAGATTTTATAAACGGGATTATTAGAAATTCAAATTATATTTCTGAAGATATGAAATTTAGAAGTGCATATAATTTAAGAATTGATAATGTAAATACGACAGTTGTAAAATTAAATGCAGCATTTGCAAATTTAAAAAAAGATACTGAATTGTTTAATGGATTTTCTCAGGCAGTAACAAATACAATTTTAAAAAATTTTCCAAATATTCAAAGTGTTGTAATTCAGATAGACGGTGAAACAAGCACTAGATAA
- a CDS encoding N-acetylmuramoyl-L-alanine amidase family protein, whose translation MKRILLLLLLFVSAITFSDTLKNISYNNGKVIGTFRENKQIMPNASVTKLGNEDILMLSFPNSEMESNAQAFINQNDQYISKVYTTQRNGMVIVYVYLKPSVTYQVVSRTGQFQVTLDGGKTASRNNNSQTSRYNTTTQSQSTANTQTAQTQTQRQSNTYTPTGNKKYTIVVDPGHGGHDSGARGNGYNEKDIALQVATRLANNLRQDFNVIITRNADFFVPLDTRAKIGNDANADFFVSIHLNSSSSSSANGTEVFYYSKKDQGSYAAQVAKFENRVDGSYGDVPFSDFILNDIFYRKNQKTSQAIAETVLDNLINTTGLRRRGVIGANFAVLRGSNSPSILVELGFMNNYSDLSHYLTPEGQESAASAIGNAIRKYFR comes from the coding sequence ATGAAAAGAATATTGTTATTACTATTACTTTTTGTGAGTGCGATTACATTTTCTGATACTTTGAAAAATATATCATACAATAATGGAAAAGTTATAGGAACATTTAGAGAAAATAAGCAAATTATGCCAAATGCATCAGTTACAAAACTAGGAAATGAAGATATTTTAATGCTAAGTTTTCCAAACAGTGAAATGGAAAGCAATGCTCAGGCATTTATTAATCAAAATGACCAGTATATAAGCAAAGTTTATACAACTCAAAGAAATGGAATGGTTATTGTTTACGTTTACTTAAAACCATCTGTAACTTATCAGGTTGTAAGTAGAACTGGACAATTTCAAGTAACGTTAGATGGTGGAAAAACAGCATCAAGAAATAATAATTCACAAACATCAAGATATAATACAACAACACAAAGTCAATCAACTGCTAATACACAAACAGCACAAACGCAAACACAAAGACAGTCAAATACTTATACTCCCACTGGAAATAAAAAGTATACGATTGTTGTAGATCCAGGACATGGTGGACATGATTCAGGAGCAAGAGGGAATGGTTACAATGAAAAAGATATAGCGTTACAAGTAGCAACAAGACTAGCTAATAATCTAAGACAAGATTTTAATGTTATTATAACAAGAAATGCAGACTTTTTTGTACCATTAGATACAAGAGCAAAAATCGGAAATGATGCAAATGCAGACTTTTTTGTAAGTATCCACTTGAACTCAAGTTCAAGTTCGTCAGCAAATGGAACAGAAGTATTCTACTATAGCAAAAAAGATCAAGGAAGCTATGCCGCACAAGTAGCAAAATTTGAAAATAGAGTTGATGGAAGTTATGGAGATGTGCCATTTTCAGACTTTATCTTAAATGATATTTTTTATAGAAAAAATCAAAAAACAAGTCAAGCTATAGCTGAAACTGTACTAGATAATCTTATCAATACAACAGGGTTAAGAAGAAGAGGAGTAATTGGAGCAAACTTTGCAGTACTTCGTGGAAGTAACTCACCATCAATACTTGTGGAATTAGGATTTATGAATAATTATTCTGATTTATCACACTACTTGACACCAGAAGGTCAAGAAAGTGCAGCAAGTGCTATTGGTAATGCAATAAGAAAATACTTTAGATAA
- the yajC gene encoding preprotein translocase subunit YajC, giving the protein MDKNSIGVILIYVAFMAILILPTYFANKKKKKQKAELLESLKVGDKITTVGGIQGTIVNILTETVEMKIDKNARMTVLKSAVDKIEKK; this is encoded by the coding sequence ATGGATAAAAATTCAATTGGAGTAATATTAATTTATGTAGCATTTATGGCGATATTAATTTTACCAACATATTTTGCGAATAAGAAAAAGAAAAAACAAAAAGCTGAATTGCTGGAAAGCTTGAAAGTCGGAGATAAAATAACGACAGTTGGAGGTATACAAGGAACGATTGTAAATATTTTAACAGAAACTGTAGAAATGAAAATAGATAAGAATGCTAGAATGACAGTTCTAAAGTCTGCAGTAGACAAAATCGAAAAAAAATAA
- a CDS encoding phosphoglycerate kinase codes for MAKKTLKDLDVKGKKVLVRVDFNVPIKDGVITNDNRITAALPTLKYILENGGKVIAFSHLGKVKEEADKASKTLAPVAKRLEELLGKPVKFVPETRGAALEKAVAELKDGEILMFENTRFEDLDGKKESKNDPELGKYWASLGDVFVNDAFGTVHRAHASNVGIASNIKESAVGFLVEKEIEFIGGAVDNPERPLVAILGGAKVSDKIGVIENLLDKADKVIIGGGMMFTFLKAEGKNTGSSLLEADKVELAASLIKKAKEKNVELLLPIDTVVAKEFKNDTEFKTVSVDAIEDGWMGLDIGEASIKLFSDALVGAKTVVWNGPMGVFEMENFAKGTIGVCKAIAELSGAKTIIGGGDSAAAAIQLGFADKFSHISTGGGASLEYLEGKVLPGVDAISEK; via the coding sequence ATGGCTAAAAAAACTTTAAAAGATTTAGATGTAAAAGGTAAAAAAGTATTAGTAAGAGTTGATTTCAATGTACCAATAAAAGATGGAGTTATTACAAATGATAATAGAATTACAGCAGCACTTCCAACTTTGAAATACATTTTGGAAAATGGTGGAAAAGTAATCGCATTTTCTCACTTAGGGAAAGTAAAAGAAGAAGCTGATAAAGCATCAAAAACTTTAGCACCAGTTGCAAAAAGATTAGAAGAACTTTTAGGAAAACCAGTTAAATTTGTTCCAGAAACAAGAGGAGCAGCTTTAGAAAAAGCAGTTGCTGAGTTAAAAGATGGAGAAATCCTAATGTTTGAAAATACTAGATTTGAAGACTTAGACGGTAAAAAAGAATCTAAAAATGATCCTGAATTAGGAAAATACTGGGCATCACTTGGAGATGTATTTGTAAATGATGCATTCGGAACTGTACATAGAGCACACGCTTCAAATGTAGGAATTGCTTCAAATATCAAAGAATCAGCAGTAGGATTCCTTGTAGAAAAAGAAATCGAGTTTATTGGTGGAGCAGTTGACAATCCTGAAAGACCTTTAGTTGCTATTTTAGGTGGAGCAAAAGTTTCTGATAAAATTGGTGTAATCGAAAACTTATTGGATAAAGCTGATAAAGTAATCATTGGTGGAGGAATGATGTTCACTTTCTTAAAAGCTGAAGGTAAAAACACAGGTTCTTCATTATTAGAAGCTGATAAAGTGGAATTAGCCGCTTCATTAATCAAAAAAGCTAAAGAAAAAAATGTTGAATTGTTATTGCCAATTGATACAGTTGTAGCAAAAGAATTTAAAAATGATACAGAATTTAAAACAGTTTCTGTAGACGCTATTGAAGATGGATGGATGGGATTAGATATAGGAGAAGCATCTATTAAATTATTCTCAGACGCTCTAGTTGGTGCAAAAACAGTAGTATGGAACGGACCAATGGGAGTATTTGAAATGGAAAACTTCGCAAAAGGGACAATCGGTGTATGTAAAGCAATCGCAGAATTATCTGGAGCTAAAACAATCATCGGTGGTGGAGATTCAGCAGCGGCAGCTATCCAATTAGGATTTGCTGACAAATTCTCACATATTTCAACTGGAGGAGGAGCATCGCTTGAATACTTGGAAGGAAAAGTATTGCCAGGAGTAGATGCAATTTCAGAGAAATAA
- a CDS encoding GNAT family N-acetyltransferase, with amino-acid sequence MPTLIKFGVGQLISDAELSVYTDEKFYGNGIGKKLYKILIEILKLQNVVNIYGLVIYPNKNSEKLHNYFGFKKAAYFENSGYKFGKWIGVTWFEKAINQHFDNPNPVRKISEIDEIKLQKILKLE; translated from the coding sequence ATGCCTACGCTTATAAAATTTGGAGTAGGGCAGCTTATCAGTGATGCGGAGCTTTCTGTCTATACTGATGAAAAATTTTATGGAAATGGAATTGGGAAGAAGTTATATAAAATTTTGATCGAAATATTGAAGTTGCAGAATGTTGTAAATATTTATGGACTTGTAATTTATCCTAATAAAAACAGCGAGAAATTACACAATTACTTTGGATTTAAAAAGGCTGCATATTTTGAAAATTCAGGGTATAAATTTGGAAAATGGATTGGTGTTACCTGGTTTGAAAAGGCTATTAACCAGCATTTTGATAATCCTAATCCAGTTAGAAAAATATCAGAAATTGATGAAATTAAGTTACAAAAAATTTTGAAGCTTGAATAA
- a CDS encoding GNAT family N-acetyltransferase translates to MKLKKENLIFRFATEEDAEKILKIYKPYVENTTITFEYEVPSIDEFKGRIRKISEKYPYIVCECGNEIAGYAYAYKIWSRAAYQ, encoded by the coding sequence ATGAAATTAAAAAAAGAAAATCTAATTTTTAGATTTGCAACTGAAGAAGATGCTGAAAAAATTTTGAAAATTTATAAACCATATGTTGAAAATACTACTATTACATTTGAGTATGAAGTGCCTTCAATTGATGAATTTAAAGGAAGAATAAGAAAAATTTCAGAGAAATACCCATATATTGTTTGTGAATGTGGAAATGAGATTGCTGGTTATGCCTACGCTTATAAAATTTGGAGTAGGGCAGCTTATCAGTGA
- a CDS encoding acid phosphatase, with amino-acid sequence MKKLLLVGALLVTNLISFSAGKENDVTTKPDVYFLKSSQVVSSYDLLPPPPAVDSIGFLNDKAQYEKGKLLRNTERGKQAYNDARVEGDGVPRAFSEAFGYTISAQTTPEIFKLVTKLREDAGDLATRSAKQTYMRIRPFAYFKESTCRPEDEASLSTNGSYPSGHTSIGWATALVLAEVNPARQNEIIKRGYEMGQSRVICGYHWQSDVDAARVVASTVVATLHSNSEFNAQLAKAKAELQRLSRRK; translated from the coding sequence ATGAAAAAATTACTATTAGTTGGTGCACTTTTAGTTACAAATTTGATTTCATTTTCTGCAGGGAAAGAAAATGACGTAACAACAAAACCAGATGTTTATTTTTTAAAAAGTTCACAAGTTGTAAGCAGTTATGATTTATTGCCACCTCCGCCGGCAGTAGACAGCATTGGATTTTTAAATGATAAGGCTCAGTACGAAAAAGGAAAATTGCTTAGAAATACTGAAAGAGGAAAACAGGCATATAACGATGCACGTGTAGAAGGAGATGGAGTCCCTCGTGCTTTTTCAGAAGCTTTCGGATACACAATCTCAGCTCAAACAACTCCAGAAATTTTCAAATTAGTTACAAAATTGCGTGAAGATGCAGGAGATTTAGCTACAAGATCTGCAAAACAGACATATATGAGAATCCGTCCATTTGCATATTTTAAGGAATCAACTTGCCGTCCAGAAGATGAAGCAAGCCTTTCAACAAATGGTTCTTATCCTTCAGGACATACTTCAATTGGGTGGGCTACTGCATTGGTTCTGGCTGAAGTAAATCCAGCAAGACAAAATGAAATTATAAAACGTGGTTATGAAATGGGACAAAGCCGTGTAATTTGTGGATATCACTGGCAAAGTGATGTTGATGCAGCTCGTGTAGTAGCAAGTACAGTTGTTGCAACACTGCATTCAAACAGTGAATTTAACGCTCAACTAGCCAAAGCAAAAGCAGAGCTTCAAAGATTAAGCAGAAGAAAATAA